In one window of Rhizobium sp. ACO-34A DNA:
- a CDS encoding ABC transporter produces the protein MTLRLDALSFGHRGKVVGREVTLHVVPGEVLALFGPNGVGKTTLFKTMLGLMPALGGTVALDECALPQWSRAERARRIAYVPQAHAALFPFVARDVVLMGRAAHVSLFAMPGRADREIAEHSLSELGIAHLAGRPYTELSGGERQLVLIARALAQQAGIIVMDEPTASLDYGNQMRVLDCIRGLARDGRSIVLSTHDPGHVFLVADRVVLLKDGVVRAEGAPGEVLTAAAIREVYGVDVVVGTLEGGRAASCVPRLDDN, from the coding sequence ATGACGCTCAGGCTGGACGCGCTCTCCTTCGGTCACCGCGGCAAGGTCGTCGGGCGCGAGGTGACGCTTCACGTGGTTCCGGGCGAGGTGCTGGCGCTGTTCGGGCCGAACGGCGTGGGCAAGACGACGCTGTTCAAGACCATGCTCGGTCTGATGCCGGCGCTTGGCGGGACCGTCGCCCTCGACGAATGCGCCCTGCCTCAGTGGTCTCGGGCGGAACGGGCGCGCCGCATCGCCTATGTGCCGCAGGCCCATGCCGCGCTCTTTCCGTTTGTCGCGCGCGATGTGGTGCTGATGGGCCGCGCTGCCCACGTTTCCCTTTTCGCCATGCCGGGGCGTGCCGACAGGGAGATTGCCGAACATTCCCTGTCCGAACTCGGCATCGCCCATCTCGCCGGCCGGCCCTATACCGAACTCAGCGGCGGCGAGCGTCAGCTGGTGCTGATCGCCCGGGCGCTGGCGCAGCAGGCCGGCATCATCGTGATGGACGAGCCGACGGCAAGCCTCGACTACGGCAACCAGATGCGGGTTCTCGACTGCATTCGCGGGCTTGCCCGTGACGGCCGGTCTATCGTGCTTTCGACCCATGATCCGGGGCATGTGTTTCTCGTGGCCGACCGCGTCGTCCTTCTGAAGGACGGTGTGGTCAGGGCGGAGGGAGCACCGGGCGAGGTGCTGACGGCCGCGGCGATCCGGGAAGTCTATGGTGTCGATGTGGTCGTCGGGACGCTCGAAGGCGGCCGCGCGGCGAGCTGCGTTCCGCGGCTGGATGATAATTGA
- a CDS encoding iron ABC transporter substrate-binding protein, protein MRIAKTLFYCLFLLLPAVVQARSITDAAGRQVEIPDNVTRVMVAGPPAAVLVYVLAPEKLAGWVREPGDAEKVYLLPATRDLPVYGQLTGKGGTANIEAVIAAKPDLIIDVGTVNPTYASLADKVQEQTGIPYVLIDGRFDRSAETLKEVGDILGVPARAGELAAYADEKLTDLKSKLSGIEDAKRPKVYYGRGPEGLETGLQGSINVELIEAVGGRNVAAEAGKGGLTQVSPEQILSWKPDVILAASGKFASSLKTSDTLSKLDAVTAGRVHVTPNLPFGWTDSPPGVNRLIGLVWLENLLHPEVFKVDLPAETRRFYQLFYQVDLSDEQLAKLVGQGH, encoded by the coding sequence ATGCGCATCGCAAAGACCTTGTTTTATTGCCTTTTCCTTCTGTTGCCGGCTGTCGTGCAGGCCCGCAGCATTACCGATGCGGCAGGCCGTCAGGTCGAAATTCCTGACAATGTCACCCGCGTCATGGTGGCCGGGCCGCCGGCGGCGGTGCTCGTCTATGTGCTGGCGCCGGAAAAGCTGGCCGGCTGGGTGCGCGAGCCGGGCGATGCGGAGAAGGTCTACCTGTTGCCGGCGACCCGCGACCTGCCCGTCTATGGCCAGCTCACCGGCAAGGGTGGCACGGCGAATATCGAGGCGGTGATTGCCGCCAAGCCCGACCTCATCATCGATGTCGGCACGGTGAACCCCACCTATGCCTCGCTTGCCGACAAGGTGCAGGAACAGACCGGGATTCCCTATGTGCTGATCGACGGCCGTTTCGACCGCAGTGCCGAGACTCTGAAGGAAGTCGGCGACATTCTCGGGGTCCCGGCGCGGGCGGGGGAACTCGCGGCCTATGCGGACGAAAAGCTCACCGACCTGAAATCGAAGCTTTCGGGCATCGAGGACGCGAAGCGCCCGAAGGTCTATTACGGCCGCGGACCGGAGGGGCTCGAAACGGGGCTGCAGGGCTCGATCAATGTCGAGCTGATCGAGGCGGTCGGCGGCAGGAACGTCGCGGCGGAGGCCGGCAAGGGCGGGCTGACCCAGGTCTCGCCGGAGCAGATCCTGAGCTGGAAGCCCGACGTCATTCTCGCCGCATCCGGCAAGTTCGCCTCCTCGCTCAAGACCAGCGACACGCTGTCGAAGCTCGATGCGGTGACGGCGGGCAGGGTTCATGTAACGCCGAACCTGCCGTTCGGCTGGACCGATTCGCCACCCGGCGTGAACCGTCTGATCGGGCTGGTCTGGCTGGAAAACCTGCTTCACCCCGAGGTGTTCAAGGTGGATCTTCCCGCGGAGACCCGGCGTTTCTACCAGCTGTTCTATCAGGTCGACCTTTCGGACGAGCAATTGGCGAAGCTCGTCGGTCAGGGCCATTGA
- a CDS encoding 30S ribosomal protein S16 — translation MSLKIRLARGGSKKRPYYQIVIADARSPRDGRFLEKVGSWNPMLGKDNEKRVELNVDRVKEWLAKGAQPTDRVLRFLAEAGVATRDARNNPEKAKPGKKAVERVKEKEAKAAEIAAAAAEAAAE, via the coding sequence ATGTCCCTCAAGATTCGTCTCGCCCGCGGCGGTTCCAAGAAGCGCCCCTACTACCAGATCGTCATCGCCGACGCCCGTTCGCCGCGCGACGGCCGTTTCCTGGAAAAGGTCGGTTCCTGGAACCCGATGCTCGGCAAGGACAACGAAAAGCGCGTCGAACTGAACGTCGACCGCGTCAAGGAATGGCTCGCCAAGGGCGCACAGCCGACCGACCGCGTCCTGCGCTTCCTCGCTGAAGCCGGCGTTGCCACCCGCGACGCCCGCAACAACCCGGAAAAGGCGAAGCCGGGCAAGAAGGCTGTCGAGCGCGTCAAGGAAAAGGAAGCAAAGGCTGCTGAGATCGCTGCCGCCGCCGCTGAAGCTGCCGCCGAGTAA
- a CDS encoding chorismate mutase, which translates to MVDQAVKEQLSSYRQSIDNIDAALVHILAERFRCTKAVGMLKAKYDLPPADPAREEYQIARLRRLAQDAHLDPDFAEKFLNFIITEVIRHHEAIAAEHGGATEKTA; encoded by the coding sequence ATGGTCGATCAAGCCGTCAAGGAACAGCTTTCCAGCTATCGCCAGTCGATCGACAACATCGATGCCGCACTGGTGCACATTCTGGCCGAACGCTTCCGCTGCACCAAGGCAGTGGGCATGCTGAAGGCCAAATACGATCTGCCGCCGGCCGACCCGGCGCGCGAGGAATACCAGATCGCTCGCCTGCGCCGGCTGGCACAGGACGCGCATCTGGATCCGGATTTCGCCGAGAAGTTCCTGAACTTCATCATCACGGAAGTCATCCGGCATCATGAAGCCATTGCCGCCGAACATGGCGGTGCAACCGAAAAGACCGCCTGA
- a CDS encoding signal recognition particle protein: MFENLQDRLGSILNGLTGRGALSEADVSAALREVRRALLEADVALEVVRSFTDKVREKAVGAAVLKSIKPGQMVVKIVHDELVEMLGSEGVGIDLNAAAPVVIMMVGLQGSGKTTTTGKIAKRLTEREKKKVLMASLDTRRPAAQEQLRQLGAQTGIDTLPVIAGQSPTDIASRAVQAAKLGGHDIVILDTAGRTHIDEPLMVEMAEIKAKSKPHEILLVADSLTGQDAVNLARNFDERVGITGLVLTRMDGDGRGGAALSMRAVTGKPIKLIGVGEKMTELEEFHPRRIADRILGMGDIVSLVEKAAETIDAEKAAAMAAKMAKGKFDLDDLSEQLKQMKKMGGMGGIMGLMPGMSGMKDKMASAGLNDKLFDRQIAIISSMTRAERANPDILKHSRKKRIAAGSGTDAAEINKLLKMHRQMADMMKMMGGKGKGGMMKQMMGGLASKMGLGGGMGGMPDLSSMDPKQLEALAKQAEAAGLKPPPGLGGMGGLPGLGGGGLPGLGGAKLPGLGGLPGLPKKK; encoded by the coding sequence ATGTTTGAAAACCTCCAGGACCGCCTTGGATCCATTCTGAATGGACTGACCGGCCGTGGCGCATTGTCCGAGGCGGATGTCTCCGCCGCGCTGCGCGAGGTGCGTCGTGCGCTTCTGGAAGCCGACGTGGCGCTGGAAGTGGTGCGCTCCTTCACCGACAAGGTGCGGGAAAAGGCTGTCGGCGCCGCGGTCCTGAAATCGATCAAGCCCGGCCAGATGGTCGTCAAGATCGTCCATGACGAACTCGTCGAGATGCTGGGCTCCGAGGGCGTCGGCATCGACCTCAATGCGGCGGCTCCCGTCGTCATCATGATGGTCGGCCTGCAGGGCTCGGGCAAGACCACCACCACCGGCAAGATCGCCAAGCGGCTGACCGAGCGCGAGAAGAAGAAGGTGCTGATGGCGTCGCTCGATACGCGACGCCCGGCCGCCCAGGAACAGCTTCGCCAGCTCGGCGCACAGACCGGGATCGACACGCTTCCGGTGATCGCCGGCCAGTCGCCGACCGACATCGCATCGCGCGCCGTGCAGGCGGCGAAGCTCGGCGGCCACGACATCGTCATCCTCGACACCGCCGGCCGTACCCATATCGACGAGCCGCTGATGGTCGAGATGGCCGAGATCAAGGCCAAGTCGAAGCCGCATGAAATCCTGCTCGTCGCCGACAGCCTGACCGGTCAGGACGCCGTCAATCTCGCCCGCAATTTCGACGAGCGCGTCGGCATTACCGGTCTCGTCTTGACCCGCATGGACGGCGATGGCCGTGGCGGCGCCGCGCTTTCGATGCGCGCCGTCACCGGCAAGCCGATCAAGCTGATCGGCGTCGGCGAAAAGATGACGGAGCTCGAGGAGTTCCATCCCCGGCGTATCGCCGACCGCATCCTCGGCATGGGCGACATCGTTTCGCTGGTCGAAAAGGCGGCCGAGACGATCGACGCCGAGAAGGCGGCCGCCATGGCCGCCAAGATGGCCAAGGGCAAGTTCGACCTCGACGACCTGTCCGAACAGCTCAAGCAGATGAAGAAGATGGGCGGCATGGGCGGCATCATGGGCCTGATGCCCGGCATGTCCGGCATGAAGGACAAGATGGCGTCGGCCGGTCTGAACGACAAGCTGTTCGACCGCCAGATCGCCATCATCTCCTCGATGACCCGGGCCGAGCGCGCCAACCCGGATATTCTCAAGCATTCCCGCAAGAAGCGTATCGCGGCAGGCTCCGGCACGGACGCCGCCGAGATCAACAAGCTTCTGAAAATGCACCGCCAGATGGCCGACATGATGAAGATGATGGGCGGCAAGGGCAAAGGCGGGATGATGAAGCAGATGATGGGCGGCCTTGCCTCCAAGATGGGTCTTGGCGGCGGTATGGGCGGCATGCCCGACCTCTCCAGCATGGACCCGAAGCAGCTCGAGGCGCTGGCCAAGCAGGCGGAAGCCGCTGGCCTCAAGCCGCCGCCGGGTCTCGGTGGCATGGGCGGACTTCCGGGTCTCGGCGGCGGAGGGCTGCCAGGTCTCGGTGGAGCGAAGCTTCCCGGTCTCGGCGGTCTGCCGGGCCTGCCGAAGAAGAAGTGA
- a CDS encoding tRNA (guanosine(37)-N1)-methyltransferase TrmD, producing MAFKATVLTLYPEMFPGHLGAALAGRALERGDWSVEAVQIRDFALDKHRSVDDTPSGGGAGMVLKPDVLARAIDSVGADTRPRLLMSPRGRPLTQERVREIAGGEGVVIVCGRFEGVDQRVIDARDLEEVSIGDYILSGGEPAALTLLDAVVRILPGVMGNQLSGVHESFEAGLLEHPHYTRPQVFEGREIPAVLTSGDHAAVEKWRLAEAVRLTAERRPDLLIDDGDEPVRK from the coding sequence ATGGCTTTCAAGGCGACGGTTCTGACCCTCTATCCGGAGATGTTTCCCGGCCATCTCGGCGCTGCCCTTGCGGGCCGGGCGCTGGAGCGCGGCGACTGGTCGGTCGAGGCGGTGCAGATCCGCGATTTCGCCCTCGACAAGCATCGCAGCGTCGACGACACGCCATCCGGCGGCGGGGCCGGCATGGTGCTGAAGCCCGATGTGCTTGCCCGCGCCATCGATTCAGTCGGCGCCGATACCCGTCCACGCCTGCTGATGAGCCCGCGCGGACGGCCGCTGACCCAGGAGCGCGTGCGCGAGATCGCCGGCGGCGAAGGCGTGGTGATCGTCTGCGGACGATTCGAGGGGGTCGATCAGCGGGTGATCGATGCCCGTGATCTCGAAGAGGTTTCCATCGGCGACTACATTCTCTCCGGTGGCGAGCCCGCGGCGCTGACGCTTCTCGATGCGGTCGTACGTATCCTGCCCGGCGTGATGGGCAACCAGCTTTCCGGCGTGCATGAGAGCTTCGAGGCGGGGCTGCTGGAGCATCCGCATTACACCCGGCCGCAGGTGTTCGAGGGGCGCGAGATCCCGGCGGTGCTGACGTCCGGGGATCATGCGGCGGTCGAGAAATGGCGGCTGGCGGAGGCGGTCAGGCTGACGGCCGAGCGGCGGCCGGACCTGCTGATCGACGACGGGGACGAGCCCGTCAGGAAATGA
- a CDS encoding 50S ribosomal protein L19: protein MNIIEQLEAEQAAKIAAKRTLPEFSPGDTVRVNVKVTEGNRTRVQAYEGVCIARSGGGLNESFTVRKISYGEGVERVFPVYSPMVEGVEVVRRGKVRRAKLYYLRDRRGKSARIVENTGTRARKLNDAERAAIAEEKARLEAEKVAAAQALAAEKAAAEAAEAKAAAEAAAAAEATAE from the coding sequence ATGAACATCATTGAACAGCTGGAAGCCGAACAGGCCGCCAAGATCGCCGCCAAGCGCACGCTTCCCGAGTTTTCCCCGGGCGACACCGTCCGCGTCAACGTGAAGGTCACGGAAGGCAACCGTACCCGCGTGCAGGCCTATGAAGGCGTCTGCATCGCCCGTTCCGGCGGCGGCCTCAACGAGAGCTTCACCGTTCGCAAGATCTCCTACGGCGAAGGCGTCGAGCGCGTATTCCCGGTCTACTCGCCGATGGTCGAAGGCGTTGAAGTCGTTCGCCGCGGTAAGGTCCGTCGCGCCAAGCTCTACTACCTGCGCGACCGTCGCGGCAAGTCGGCTCGTATCGTCGAGAACACCGGCACCCGCGCCCGCAAGCTGAACGACGCCGAGCGCGCCGCAATTGCCGAGGAAAAGGCACGTCTGGAAGCTGAAAAGGTTGCAGCAGCACAGGCTCTGGCCGCCGAAAAGGCAGCAGCAGAAGCCGCTGAAGCAAAGGCTGCTGCCGAAGCAGCTGCAGCAGCAGAAGCCACCGCAGAATAA
- a CDS encoding amino acid ABC transporter: MGFQTLPGAGREKGEGDRPWWLVALVAIGLAIAAVIAVNDLYAQVFTTISRGIGVTVFVTVVGFVLATLLGLLVALAGMSDSQIVRQIARFYVEVVRGIPILVLLFYIAFVGAPGFVSLYNFLIGPLVEGGWLSALQVRDVSLMWRAIFALMIGYSAFIAEIFRAGFQSIDRGQVEAAMSLGLNRYQRFRLIVFPQAIRVIFPPLSNDFVAMVKDSSLVSVLGVADISQAGKIYASGSFRFFETYSIVAYIYLILTIGLSMLLRRVEKRMRRKGTRG; the protein is encoded by the coding sequence ATGGGCTTTCAGACGCTTCCCGGCGCGGGCAGGGAAAAGGGCGAGGGCGACCGGCCATGGTGGCTGGTCGCCCTTGTCGCGATCGGGCTTGCGATCGCCGCCGTCATCGCCGTCAACGACCTCTACGCGCAGGTGTTCACCACCATTTCACGCGGCATCGGCGTCACGGTGTTCGTGACCGTGGTCGGCTTCGTGCTGGCGACGCTGCTCGGCCTGCTGGTGGCGCTCGCCGGCATGTCCGACAGCCAGATCGTCAGGCAGATCGCGCGCTTCTATGTCGAGGTGGTCCGCGGCATCCCGATCCTCGTCCTCCTGTTCTACATCGCCTTCGTCGGTGCTCCGGGCTTCGTCAGCCTCTACAATTTCCTGATCGGTCCGCTGGTCGAGGGCGGCTGGCTGTCGGCCCTTCAGGTGCGCGACGTGTCGCTGATGTGGCGGGCGATCTTCGCGCTGATGATCGGCTATTCGGCCTTCATCGCCGAGATCTTCCGTGCCGGTTTCCAGTCGATCGACAGGGGACAGGTGGAGGCGGCGATGTCGCTTGGCCTCAACCGCTACCAGCGCTTCCGGCTGATCGTCTTTCCGCAGGCAATCCGGGTGATCTTTCCGCCGCTCTCCAACGATTTCGTGGCGATGGTGAAGGATAGTTCGCTGGTCTCGGTGCTCGGGGTCGCCGATATCAGCCAGGCCGGCAAGATCTATGCGTCCGGCTCCTTCCGCTTCTTCGAGACCTATTCCATCGTCGCCTATATCTATCTTATCCTGACGATAGGCCTGTCCATGCTGCTGAGGCGCGTGGAAAAGCGGATGCGCCGGAAAGGGACGCGAGGATGA
- a CDS encoding ribosome maturation factor RimM: MTKLENPVLMAVIGAAQGLRGEVRVRAYTGDPMSLGEYGNLHSLDGRVFEILEIREGKNVAIVRFRGVNDRNAAEALNGLELYIDRDALPDEELDEDEFYYADLEGLEVHDAEGNHYGAVTGIYDFGAGDLLELKGPGKRPVLIPFSEAAVLEIDLEGGKILVDPIAAGLKDDGEKPYGGGKARPTKDG, from the coding sequence ATGACCAAGCTAGAAAATCCCGTTCTGATGGCCGTGATCGGCGCTGCCCAGGGGCTGCGCGGCGAAGTCAGGGTGAGGGCCTATACCGGCGATCCGATGTCGCTCGGCGAATATGGCAACCTGCACAGCCTCGACGGTCGCGTCTTCGAAATCCTCGAGATCCGGGAAGGCAAGAACGTCGCCATCGTACGGTTCCGCGGGGTGAACGACCGCAATGCGGCGGAAGCGCTGAACGGGCTCGAGCTTTACATCGATCGCGATGCGCTTCCCGACGAGGAACTCGATGAGGACGAATTCTACTATGCCGACCTCGAAGGTCTTGAGGTGCATGATGCCGAGGGCAATCACTACGGCGCGGTGACCGGCATCTACGATTTCGGCGCTGGCGATCTTCTCGAGCTGAAAGGTCCCGGCAAGCGTCCGGTCCTCATTCCCTTCTCCGAGGCGGCCGTTCTGGAAATCGACCTCGAAGGCGGCAAGATCCTCGTCGATCCCATCGCCGCCGGCCTGAAGGATGACGGCGAAAAGCCCTATGGCGGCGGGAAGGCGCGTCCGACGAAGGACGGGTGA
- a CDS encoding SAM-dependent methyltransferase, with translation MSEERSEGLSKVYAARSDGELAEAYSTWSSEYDRENLSSGYCLPFLIPAWVSRYVAVDAGPLLDAGCGTGLSGPCLRALGYRSIEGLDFSEEMLALARQRGAYDELRRATLGEELPWQDGHFAAFFSTGVFTEGHAPASGLFELCRITRPGGHAIFTVRDRVFDSGNFADVFAELEARGVWKAVEQSPFFRAYAIDEPEILLRTYVFRIR, from the coding sequence ATGAGCGAAGAACGGAGCGAGGGGTTGTCGAAAGTCTATGCCGCCCGCTCCGATGGAGAACTGGCGGAGGCCTATTCCACCTGGTCGTCGGAATACGACCGGGAGAACCTCTCCTCCGGCTACTGCCTTCCCTTCCTGATTCCGGCCTGGGTCAGCCGATACGTTGCGGTCGATGCCGGGCCGTTGCTCGATGCCGGCTGCGGTACCGGGCTTTCCGGTCCCTGTCTGAGGGCACTGGGATACCGGTCCATCGAAGGGCTCGATTTTTCCGAGGAAATGCTGGCGCTGGCGCGGCAGAGGGGCGCATACGACGAATTGCGACGCGCGACGCTCGGCGAGGAATTGCCCTGGCAGGACGGCCATTTCGCCGCGTTCTTCTCGACGGGGGTGTTTACCGAGGGACATGCGCCGGCGAGCGGACTGTTCGAGCTGTGCCGGATCACGCGGCCCGGCGGCCATGCCATCTTCACGGTGCGGGACAGGGTGTTCGACAGCGGCAATTTCGCCGATGTCTTTGCCGAACTTGAAGCAAGAGGCGTATGGAAGGCGGTGGAGCAAAGCCCCTTCTTCCGGGCCTATGCGATCGATGAGCCCGAAATCCTGCTTCGAACCTATGTTTTCCGTATCCGCTGA
- a CDS encoding tRNA (N6-threonylcarbamoyladenosine(37)-N6)-methyltransferase TrmO, with protein sequence MVRENEVRENEVQIEAPEAIDAGLVFIGRIHTPWTSRMETPRQGRHDGPLCEIEIFEPWVPALKGVEKFEKLEILYWLDRSRRDLVLQSPGNNGEVHGTFSIRSPVRPNPIGTSIVVLEKVEGGRLFVRGLDCLDGTPLIDLKPDRNLFKPIAPPQKGDFEVGDGVQASHCQKA encoded by the coding sequence ATGGTGCGTGAGAACGAAGTCCGGGAAAACGAAGTGCAGATCGAAGCGCCGGAGGCCATCGATGCCGGGCTGGTCTTCATCGGCCGCATCCATACTCCGTGGACCTCGCGGATGGAGACGCCGCGGCAGGGGCGCCATGACGGTCCGCTCTGCGAGATCGAGATCTTCGAGCCCTGGGTGCCGGCGCTGAAAGGCGTCGAGAAGTTCGAGAAGCTGGAAATTCTCTACTGGCTCGACCGTTCCAGACGCGATCTCGTGCTGCAGAGCCCGGGCAACAATGGCGAGGTGCACGGCACCTTCTCCATCCGCTCGCCGGTCAGGCCCAATCCGATCGGCACCTCCATCGTCGTCCTGGAGAAGGTCGAGGGTGGCAGGCTGTTCGTCCGGGGCCTCGATTGCCTCGACGGAACACCGCTCATCGACCTCAAGCCCGACCGCAATCTGTTCAAGCCGATCGCCCCGCCGCAGAAGGGCGATTTCGAGGTCGGTGACGGCGTTCAGGCGAGCCATTGCCAGAAAGCGTGA
- a CDS encoding iron ABC transporter permease encodes MRPAGVVQQEIRGRMPGRLLIVAAGLVACLALLSMTVGRYAGGATPVLSAMADLLTGSPPADPLFSTVLWNVRLPRVVAGMVAGAALAASGATFQGLFRNPLVSPDLLGVSVGASLGAALGIFLSLHVLAIQGLAFAGGLMAVGAAYGVAAAVRHRDPVLTLVLTGIAIQALVGAGISLIKILADPYDQLPAITFWLLGSMTAVTRFDVLSILPAVALGLAPLILLRWRINLMTLGDEEAQSLGVDTRAVRLVTIAGATLVTAATVSVTGVIGWIGLIVPHAARMIFGPDFRVMLPGSMLLGAGLLLIIDMLARSIATIEVPLGILTAVVGAPFLLWLMASGRRSWQ; translated from the coding sequence ATGCGGCCGGCCGGCGTCGTTCAGCAGGAAATTCGGGGAAGAATGCCGGGCAGATTGCTGATCGTTGCCGCCGGTCTCGTTGCGTGTCTGGCGCTGTTGTCGATGACGGTCGGGCGCTATGCCGGGGGAGCGACGCCGGTGCTGTCGGCGATGGCGGATCTTCTCACGGGGTCGCCGCCGGCCGATCCGTTGTTTTCGACGGTGCTGTGGAACGTGCGGCTGCCGCGCGTCGTGGCCGGCATGGTGGCAGGAGCGGCGCTTGCAGCGTCGGGCGCGACCTTTCAGGGGCTGTTCCGCAATCCGCTGGTGTCGCCGGATCTTCTCGGCGTTTCCGTGGGCGCAAGCCTCGGGGCGGCGCTCGGCATCTTTCTCTCCCTGCATGTGCTTGCCATTCAGGGGCTGGCCTTTGCCGGCGGCCTCATGGCGGTGGGTGCCGCCTATGGCGTTGCGGCGGCGGTGCGCCATCGTGATCCGGTGCTGACGCTGGTTCTGACCGGGATCGCCATCCAGGCGCTCGTCGGCGCGGGCATCTCTCTCATCAAGATCCTTGCCGATCCCTATGACCAGCTGCCGGCCATCACCTTCTGGCTGCTCGGCAGCATGACGGCGGTCACCCGTTTCGACGTCCTGTCGATCCTGCCCGCGGTGGCGCTGGGCCTTGCGCCGCTCATTCTTCTGCGCTGGCGGATCAACCTGATGACGCTCGGCGACGAAGAAGCGCAGTCGCTCGGCGTCGATACCCGCGCCGTGCGTCTCGTCACCATTGCCGGCGCGACGCTGGTGACGGCGGCAACCGTTTCCGTCACCGGGGTGATCGGCTGGATCGGCCTGATCGTGCCGCATGCCGCGCGGATGATCTTCGGCCCGGATTTCCGGGTCATGCTGCCGGGGTCCATGCTGCTCGGAGCGGGGCTTCTTCTGATCATCGACATGCTGGCGCGCAGCATTGCGACCATCGAGGTGCCGCTCGGCATCCTGACGGCGGTCGTCGGCGCGCCTTTCCTGCTGTGGCTGATGGCGAGTGGACGGAGGAGTTGGCAATGA
- a CDS encoding basic amino acid ABC transporter substrate-binding protein yields MLLRRAVLAGLSVLSLLPFTAAAADLPDLGGKTVVVVTENAYPPLQFVDPKSGEAIGWEYDAMNEIAKRLNFKVEYQNTSWDAMIQAVSDGQYQIGMTGITIKDDRKEKVDFSDPYMRSEQFMLVRGDESRFSDAKSFGEFKDGLIGAQPGTSPFYTAVYEILDGNEQNPRIKLFETFGATVQALKAGDVDLVLTDSVAAKGYVDASNGGLKVVGGALGAEDFGFIFPKGSDIVAPVNAAIAALKADGTFDALNKKWFLDYKMGE; encoded by the coding sequence ATGCTTCTTCGCCGCGCCGTGCTCGCCGGTCTGTCCGTTCTTTCGCTGCTGCCGTTCACCGCCGCTGCCGCCGACCTGCCGGATCTCGGCGGCAAGACGGTCGTGGTGGTGACGGAAAACGCCTATCCGCCGCTGCAGTTCGTCGATCCGAAGTCGGGCGAGGCCATCGGCTGGGAATACGACGCGATGAACGAGATCGCCAAGCGGCTGAACTTCAAGGTCGAATACCAGAACACCTCGTGGGACGCGATGATCCAGGCGGTGTCGGACGGCCAGTACCAGATCGGCATGACCGGCATCACCATCAAGGACGACCGCAAGGAGAAGGTCGACTTCTCCGACCCCTACATGCGTTCCGAACAGTTCATGCTGGTGCGGGGCGACGAGAGCCGTTTTTCGGACGCCAAGAGCTTCGGCGAATTCAAGGATGGCCTGATCGGCGCGCAGCCGGGCACCTCGCCCTTCTACACCGCCGTCTATGAAATCCTCGACGGCAACGAGCAGAACCCGCGCATCAAGCTGTTCGAAACCTTCGGCGCCACCGTTCAGGCGCTGAAAGCCGGCGACGTCGATCTGGTGCTGACCGACAGCGTTGCCGCCAAAGGCTATGTCGATGCATCCAATGGCGGCCTGAAGGTCGTCGGCGGTGCGCTGGGCGCCGAGGATTTCGGTTTCATCTTCCCCAAGGGCTCCGACATCGTGGCTCCGGTCAACGCGGCGATTGCGGCGCTGAAGGCCGATGGTACCTTCGATGCGCTGAACAAGAAGTGGTTCCTCGACTACAAGATGGGCGAGTGA